The DNA segment AACTGATTTCCCATCAATACCTGCTCAGGGGCGGTTTTATCCGAAAACTGGCCGCCGGAGTCTATATTTATCTTCCGTTAATGCAACGAGTTATAGACAAATTCGCCGCCATTGTGCGGGATGAGATGAATAAATCCGGAGCGATAGAAATCACCATGCCGGTTCTGCATCCGGCCGAAATCTGGCAAATGTCGGGTCGATATGATACTGTTGGAAAAGAGCAGATGCGCCTCAAGGATCGTCATCTTCATGATCTTGTTCTGGGCGGCACCCATGAGGAAATTGTCACTTACCTTTTAAAGGGGGAAGTGAAAAGTTACAAGCAACTGCCCCTTAATCTTTACCAGATTCAGGTTAAGTTTCGCGATGAAATTCGTCCCCGTTTCGGTCTGATGCGCGGACGGGAATTTATCATGAAAGATGCTTATACTTTCGATACCGATGAAGAAGCATTCATGATCGCCTATCAGAAAATGCTCGACGCCTATTTTGCCATTTTTAAGCGCGCCGGGCTTGATACGCGAAAAGTCGAGTCCGACACCGGGGCGATGGGGGGAAAAGCGGCCCATGAATTCATGCTGATTGTCGATACCGACGGCGGCGAACAAACCCTCATTTTTTGCGACAATTGCGACTATGCGGCCAACATCGAGAAAGCAACTTTCCGGGAAGCGAGTCCTCCAGCGGTCGACTCGGAGTTATTCGCCATTAAAGAAGTCGATACCCCAAATGCCTCAACTATCGAAGAGGTAACATCTTTTCTCAAGGTTGACGCCAAGCGGCTCGTGAAGACCCTTATCTATTTGGCGGACAATAAGCCGGTGGCGGCTCTTATACGAGGCGATAGGGAACTCAACCTCGTGAAGTTGAAAAATCATTTGGGGGCCAATGAAATTGATATGGCACCGGCATCGGTGGTTGAAGAGGTGACCAATTCGCCGGTCGGATTTGCGGGCCCCGTCGGGCTCAAGAATATACCAATAGTTGTTGATCCCGAAGTCGCCCGTCTGCGGAATGCTGTCACCGGAGCCAATAAGAACGAAAAACATATCCTGAACGTAAATATTGGACGTGATTATAAAGAAAGCGCCATCGTCGATATCGTCAACGCCGCCCCGGGCGAAGGTTGCCCCCACTGCCACGGCCATTTGATCG comes from the Candidatus Zixiibacteriota bacterium genome and includes:
- the proS gene encoding Proline--tRNA ligase: MRWTQTYIPTLREVPSEAELISHQYLLRGGFIRKLAAGVYIYLPLMQRVIDKFAAIVRDEMNKSGAIEITMPVLHPAEIWQMSGRYDTVGKEQMRLKDRHLHDLVLGGTHEEIVTYLLKGEVKSYKQLPLNLYQIQVKFRDEIRPRFGLMRGREFIMKDAYTFDTDEEAFMIAYQKMLDAYFAIFKRAGLDTRKVESDTGAMGGKAAHEFMLIVDTDGGEQTLIFCDNCDYAANIEKATFREASPPAVDSELFAIKEVDTPNASTIEEVTSFLKVDAKRLVKTLIYLADNKPVAALIRGDRELNLVKLKNHLGANEIDMAPASVVEEVTNSPVGFAGPVGLKNIPIVVDPEVARLRNAVTGANKNEKHILNVNIGRDYKESAIVDIVNAAPGEGCPHCHGHLIAKRGIEVGNTFMLGTKYSVSMQAHFLDAEGKERPFIMGSYGIGITRTPQAAIERYHDDKGIVWPKHIAPYLVEIIPLNYEKDEHRKVAEQIYNELVLNGIDCLVDDRLERAGVKFNDADLIGIPVRLVIGDKSLKLGKLEMKYRGAAEAEQVDLNNVVSAVKGLLERID